A region from the Neurospora crassa OR74A linkage group V, whole genome shotgun sequence genome encodes:
- the cot-2 gene encoding glucan synthesis regulatory protein, protein MAGLFKDIWHAMTSYDRHAGIDSPYRTGRHVPLNRNSGLAGVTTASDSRADINSPYLQGDGRGSTMSFDTAYGGRAISPMPSPANGGPYSPGLVSQRQSVHQDAFDVHSPTGEIPMQNFQNGGPPPPPVASSWEKIDRWAEENYPELFDQLGEGCTVNDLNELEYQLDCTLPQDLRQSLQIHDGQERGGLPTGIIFSSMLLDCEEMVQEWENWKTVNQEFMLDPVLVKRQSQAFAAQASSSKDAPNRNQNWRQELLNKQDSVPPAAIQKAYAHPAWIPLVRDWGGNNLAVDLAPGPKGHWGQIILFGRDYDTKYVVARSWAHFLAMVAEDLSSGRWFVDEDTNELKLREFKATRVEPSYFEILRWRMDQKYGRTANKRKSMAPSMASASGMRSPPTPGSPYQSPTEHNEPRGRSLHRLTGTSPMSSPIRPGYGKPSPLARVAEEAPPTTSLTASNASLEAKAADNLMELNTPRTSGEHSKEDIKVNEDSPAKERTSEDKEKKPETEANGKATESKGKQTTVEDAEDMKDIEI, encoded by the exons CTTATTCAAGGACATCTGGCATGCTATGACCAGTTATGATCGAC ATGCTGGCATCGACTCTCCTTACCGAACTGGACGTCATGTCCCATTGAACCGGAACTCCGGTCTCGCGGGCGTTACTACCGCCTCCGACTCGCGTGCCGACATCAACTCGCCCTACCTTCAAGGAGATGGCCGTGGTTCTACCATGAGCTTCGACACGGCCTACGGTGGACGCGCCATATCTCCCATGCCGAGTCCCGCCAACGGTGGCCCCTATTCGCCCGGCCTAGTGAGCCAACGACAGTCCGTCCACCAGGACGCATTCGATGTACACAGCCCAACCGGCGAGATTCCCATGCAGAACTTCCAAAATGGCGGTCCGCCTCCCCCACCAGTCGCTAGCTCCTGGGAGAAAATTGACAGATGGGCCGAGGAAAACTACCCCGAGTTGTTCGACCAACTTGGCGAGGGCTGCACCGTCAACGATCTGAACGAACTCGAATACCAGCTTGATTGCACCCTTCCCCAAGATCTCAGGCAATCCTTGCAAATCCACGACGGCCAGGAGCGCGGTGGTCTTCCCACTGGCATTATTTTCAGCTCCATGTTGCTCGACTGCGAAGAGATGGTTCAGGAGTGGGAGAACTGGAAGACGGTGAACCAAGAGTTTATGCTGGATCCCGTGCTCGTCAAGCGACAATCTCAGGCATTTGCCGCTCAGGCCTCATCATCAAAAGATGCCCCTAACCGCAACCAAAACTGGCGACAAGAACTTCTCAACAAGCAGGATTCCGTCCCCCCGGCCGCGATTCAGAAGGCGTATGCGCACCCTGCCTGGATTCCTCTCGTTCGTGACTGGGGCGGCAACAACTTGGCTGTCGATTTGGCGCCTGGACCAAAGGGCCACTGGGGTCAAATCATCCTCTTTGGTCGCGACTACGATACAAAGTACGTCGTGGCCCGCTCGTGGGCGCACTTCCTTGCCATGGTTGCCGAGGATCTCAGCAGCGGGAGGTGGTTTGTCGATGAGGACACCAACGAGCTCAAGCTGCGTGAGTTTAAGGCGACCCGTGTTGAGCCGTCTTATTTCGAGATTCTGAGGTGGAGAATGGATCAGAAGTATGGTCGCACAGCCAACAAGCGCAAATCTATGGCGCCTTCCATGGCGTCAGCTTCCGGCATGCGCTCTCCCCCCACTCCCGGCTCTCCCTACCAAAGCCCAACAGAGCACAACGAGCCTCGTGGCCGGTCGCTACACCGTCTCACTGGCACTTCACCCATGTCGAGTCCCATCCGACCAGGTTACGGAAAGCCAAGCCCATTGGCGCGCGTTGCTGAGGAGGCACCCCCCACAACCTCTCTCACGGCTAGCAACGCCTCCCTCGAGGCCAAAGCCGCCGACAACTTGATGGAGTTGAACACCCCAAGGACAAGCGGAGAGCATAGCAAGGAGGATATCAAGGTCAATGAGGATTCTCCCGCCAAGGAAAGGACAAGCGAggataaggagaagaagcctgAAACCGAGGCGAACGGAAAGGCGACGGAGTCAAAGGGCAAGCAAACGACAGTCGAAGACGCCGAGGACATGAAGGATATCGAGATTTAA